The DNA region CCCCTGCTGCCTTCACGTAGATCGGGGCAAAGGGTTCGGACTGCACCATCTCCAACATAGAACCCTTAATCAATTCCAGTATCGCCAGTAGACTCACCACCACACCCATACGCCCTTCTTCAACCGTAAATAGCGTGGTAAATTCAGTAAACTTATCGGCATTAATCGAGCCCAGGATATTAGACATCCGCTCACGCACCGACAATGCCTCACGTTGAATATGATGATGCGAAAACATTTCGGCACGTTTCATCACCTGCTGTACCGCTAACAATAACTCACGCAGACTGACCTGTGGCAAGGCACGCGCCTCATGTGCATTGTCCGGTGCCTCGGCATGGGTTAAAAACACATCCCTGCCCACACGCGGCAAGGCATCCAGATCCTCTGCTGCCTGTTTGTAGCGTTCATACTCCTGTAAACGACGCACCAGCTCGGCACGCGGATCACCCTCATCCGGCTCATCACTAACAGGGCGAGGCAATAACAGGCGTGATTTAATCTCTGCCAGCATCGCCGCCATCACTAGATATTCCGCCGCTATCTCCAGCTTTAACTCATCCATCAAGCCAATATAATCCATATATTGCTTGGTAATCTTAGCTAACGAAATATCGAGAACATTCAGATTCTGACGTTTAATCAGATAAAGCAAAAGATCCAACGGCCCTTCAAAGGCCTCCAGAATAATCTCCAGCGCATCCGGCGGGATATAAAGATCCTGCGGTAGCTCGGTAACCGCTTCACCCTGCACGATGGCAAAGGGCATCTCAGCCTGCTTATTTAATTCACTTGATGTCAGATCATTTTCCATAAGGAACCTGTTAACGGTAATTCAGGCCCATCGCCTGTCGTACTTCATCCAGGGTCGTGCGTGCGACCTCACGCGCAGCCTCTGCACCTTCCTCAAGGATATTACGCACAATACGTGGATCAGATTCATACTCAGCTGCACGTTCATGAATCGGTTTCAGCTCAACTGTCACTGCATCAATAATGGGCTGTTTGCAATCGAGGCAACCAATACCGGCGGTCGTGCAACCCTCCTGCACCCATTGCTTAACCTCATCATCACTATACACCTGATGCAGATCCCACACCGGGCACTTAGCCGGATCACCCGGATCCGTGCGTCGAACCCGTGCCGGATCGGTTGGCATGGTACGCAGCTTGCGATCCACCTCAGCAAGATCCTCACGTAGAAAAATGGTATTACCATAAGACTTGGACATCTTGCGCCCATCCAGCCCCGGCATTTTTGATGCCGGTGTTAACAGTGCCTGGGGTTCTGGCAGGATAATACGCCCAACGCCTTCCAGATAACCCGTTAGCCGTTCACGATCACCCAGTGACAGGTTCTGCTGATCAGCAACCAGGACACGACCAATCTCAAGTGCTTCTTCTTCACCTTTCTCCTGAAAACGTTTCCTCAGACTCTTGTATAACTTGGCATTCTTCTTGCCCATCTTCTTGATCGCATCCTCTGCATTGCGCTCAAAATCAGGCTCACGACCATACAGATGATTAAAACGTCTAGCGACCTCACGCGTCAGTTCCACATGCGCCACCTGATCGGCACCAACAGGTACTTGACCCGCTTTATAGATCAGGATATCCGCACTCTGTAACAAGGGATAACCCAAAAAACCATAGGTTGCCAGATCCTTTTCACGCAACTGTTCCTGCTGATCCTTGTAACTAGGCACACGTTCCAACCATCCCAATGGTGTGGACATCGACAATAATAGATGCAATTCAGCGTGTTCCGGCACCTGCGACTGAATAAACAGATGCGCCATATTAGGGTTCACACCCACAGCCAGCCAATCCACCACCATATCCCAGATACTTTGATTGATAATCGAAGGATCTTCATAGTGTGTTGTCAGGGCATGCCAGTCGGCAACAAAAAAGAAGCAATCGTACTCCTGCTGCAACGTCACCCAGTTCTTTAAGACCCCGTGATAATGCCCCAGATGCAGCCGCCCGGTTGGTCGCATGCCTGATAATACCCGTAAATTTTGACTCGCATTCAATGTGTTTACCTATGTTCCAAATATCATATATAACAAGTTCTGTAACAAACTAACCACCGGTAATAAAATCTTTGCTAACAGCCCTGTTGCTATTAAGCCAATCAGGATAAAGAAACCATAAGGTTCAACCCTTGCCAGCTTCCAGGCCCAAGGGCCCGGCAACAACCCCGTCAGGATACGACCACCATCCAGTGGCGGGATGGGCAATAGATTCAGCACCATCAATACCAGGTTGACGGATATACCAATCTGCGCCATCAGGATCATAGGGCGCGAATACCAGAGTGCCTCATGACCAAGAACCAGACCCAACTTGAGTATCATTGCCCAACCAATCGCCATCAGCAGATTAGCAAATGGCCCGGCAAAGGCAACCAATGCCATATCCCGTTTCGGATTATGTAGATTCTGCCAGGTCACCGGCACCGGTTTGGCCCA from Gammaproteobacteria bacterium includes:
- a CDS encoding segregation/condensation protein A; protein product: MPFAIVQGEAVTELPQDLYIPPDALEIILEAFEGPLDLLLYLIKRQNLNVLDISLAKITKQYMDYIGLMDELKLEIAAEYLVMAAMLAEIKSRLLLPRPVSDEPDEGDPRAELVRRLQEYERYKQAAEDLDALPRVGRDVFLTHAEAPDNAHEARALPQVSLRELLLAVQQVMKRAEMFSHHHIQREALSVRERMSNILGSINADKFTEFTTLFTVEEGRMGVVVSLLAILELIKGSMLEMVQSEPFAPIYVKAAGGTIEDDANDSDKIEMTSDDE
- a CDS encoding tryptophan--tRNA ligase, which translates into the protein MRPTGRLHLGHYHGVLKNWVTLQQEYDCFFFVADWHALTTHYEDPSIINQSIWDMVVDWLAVGVNPNMAHLFIQSQVPEHAELHLLLSMSTPLGWLERVPSYKDQQEQLREKDLATYGFLGYPLLQSADILIYKAGQVPVGADQVAHVELTREVARRFNHLYGREPDFERNAEDAIKKMGKKNAKLYKSLRKRFQEKGEEEALEIGRVLVADQQNLSLGDRERLTGYLEGVGRIILPEPQALLTPASKMPGLDGRKMSKSYGNTIFLREDLAEVDRKLRTMPTDPARVRRTDPGDPAKCPVWDLHQVYSDDEVKQWVQEGCTTAGIGCLDCKQPIIDAVTVELKPIHERAAEYESDPRIVRNILEEGAEAAREVARTTLDEVRQAMGLNYR
- a CDS encoding site-2 protease family protein, whose translation is MLGLSTIQYISIAILPLLFAITVHEVAHGWVAARLGDKTALMLGRLTLNPLKHIDLVGTILVPASLLLLSSQLGHSFVFGWAKPVPVTWQNLHNPKRDMALVAFAGPFANLLMAIGWAMILKLGLVLGHEALWYSRPMILMAQIGISVNLVLMVLNLLPIPPLDGGRILTGLLPGPWAWKLARVEPYGFFILIGLIATGLLAKILLPVVSLLQNLLYMIFGT